A window of Ruminococcus champanellensis 18P13 = JCM 17042 contains these coding sequences:
- a CDS encoding NADH-dependent [FeFe] hydrogenase, group A6, producing the protein MENVTIKINGVETSVPAGTTILEAAHMANIEIPTLCFMKEINAIGACRICMVEANEGRGNRLVAACVYPVSPNMQIFTNTPRVLEARKRTLELMLSTHERNCLSCVRSGNCELQQLAKDLGVEDAGIYDGVTNHYEIDGTAAHMIRDNNKCILCRRCVAACGITQSVGVIGANERGFKTFIGSAFDMGLGETSCVSCGQCIAVCPTGALAEKDSTSEVLAAIADPSKHVIVQTAPAVRAGLGECFGYPIGTDVEGKMVAALRRLGFDKVFDTDFAADLTIMEEGTEFIDRLQNGGKLPLITSCSPGWIKFCEHYYPDMTENLSSCKSPQQMFGAVAKSYYAEKMGIDPKDMVVVSVMPCTAKKFEIGRDDQAANGVPDVDIALTTRELGRMIQRAGINFQALLDEEFDMPLGLSTGAGVIFGATGGVMEAALRTVVEVLEKKELPSLDFQEVRGMEGIKEATYNVAGTDVKLAVASGLANARMLLDKVNSGEADYHFIEIMGCPGGCINGGGQPHVSPAERNFGDYRAKRASVLYSNDAAKAVRKSHENAGVKELYDTYLEKPGSHKAHQLLHTTYVKRSIN; encoded by the coding sequence ATGGAGAATGTAACGATTAAAATTAACGGCGTAGAAACCAGCGTGCCTGCCGGAACCACCATTCTGGAAGCGGCACATATGGCAAATATCGAAATTCCGACCCTTTGCTTTATGAAGGAGATCAACGCCATCGGCGCATGCCGGATCTGTATGGTGGAGGCAAACGAGGGCAGAGGCAATCGTCTGGTTGCTGCATGTGTATACCCGGTCAGCCCCAATATGCAGATTTTCACAAACACCCCCCGTGTACTGGAAGCACGGAAGCGTACACTGGAGCTGATGCTTTCCACCCATGAGCGGAACTGTCTGTCCTGTGTCAGAAGCGGCAATTGTGAGCTGCAGCAGCTGGCAAAGGATCTGGGCGTAGAGGATGCCGGCATTTACGATGGCGTGACCAACCACTACGAGATCGATGGTACTGCTGCCCATATGATCCGGGACAACAACAAATGTATCCTGTGCCGCCGCTGTGTGGCTGCATGCGGTATCACCCAGTCCGTTGGAGTCATCGGCGCAAACGAGCGTGGCTTCAAGACCTTTATCGGCAGCGCCTTTGACATGGGTCTGGGCGAGACCAGCTGCGTATCCTGCGGACAGTGTATTGCAGTATGTCCCACCGGCGCTCTGGCTGAGAAGGATTCCACCTCTGAGGTGCTGGCTGCCATTGCAGATCCCAGCAAGCATGTGATCGTACAGACCGCTCCCGCAGTGCGTGCAGGTCTGGGCGAGTGCTTCGGCTACCCCATCGGTACCGACGTAGAGGGCAAGATGGTTGCCGCTCTGAGACGGCTTGGCTTCGACAAGGTGTTCGATACCGACTTTGCGGCTGACCTGACCATTATGGAGGAAGGCACCGAGTTCATCGACAGACTGCAGAACGGCGGCAAGCTGCCTCTGATTACCTCCTGCTCTCCCGGGTGGATCAAGTTCTGTGAGCACTACTACCCGGATATGACCGAGAATCTGTCCAGCTGCAAGTCCCCCCAGCAGATGTTCGGCGCAGTGGCAAAGAGCTACTACGCAGAGAAGATGGGCATCGATCCGAAGGATATGGTAGTCGTATCCGTTATGCCCTGTACCGCAAAGAAGTTTGAGATCGGTCGGGATGACCAGGCTGCAAACGGCGTGCCGGATGTGGATATCGCTTTGACCACCCGTGAGCTGGGCAGAATGATCCAGCGTGCAGGCATCAACTTCCAGGCTCTGCTGGACGAAGAATTTGATATGCCTCTGGGTCTATCCACCGGCGCAGGCGTGATCTTCGGCGCAACCGGCGGCGTAATGGAAGCAGCTCTGAGAACCGTTGTGGAGGTTCTGGAGAAGAAGGAACTGCCCAGCCTGGACTTCCAGGAAGTACGGGGCATGGAAGGCATCAAGGAGGCAACCTACAATGTTGCCGGCACAGATGTGAAGCTGGCAGTGGCAAGCGGTCTTGCAAACGCAAGAATGCTGCTGGACAAGGTAAATTCCGGCGAGGCAGACTATCACTTTATCGAGATTATGGGATGCCCGGGCGGCTGCATCAACGGCGGCGGTCAGCCCCATGTTTCTCCCGCTGAGCGGAACTTTGGCGACTATCGTGCGAAGCGTGCAAGCGTGCTGTACAGCAATGACGCAGCAAAGGCAGTACGGAAGTCCCACGAGAACGCAGGCGTCAAGGAGCTTTATGACACCTACCTGGAGAAGCCGGGCAGCCATAAGGCACACCAGCTGCTGCATACCACCTACGTCAAGAGAAGCATCAACTAA
- a CDS encoding peptide chain release factor 3: protein MKQLEQEIKRRRTFAIISHPDAGKTTLTEKFLLYGGAIALAGSVKGKKTAKHAVSDWMEIEKQRGISVTSSVMQFQYKNYCINILDTPGHQDFSEDTYRTLMAADSAVMVIDASKGVENQTRKLFKVCVMRHIPIFTFINKMDRESRNPFDLLEQIEQELGIQTYPVNWPIGCGKEFKGVFDREKRHILSFEANNGQHEVKATEVDLHSPELDGLIGTENRNTLLEDVELLDGASDAFDLKAVQEGRLSPVFFGSALTNFGVEPFLERFLELTPPPLPRYAGGQEIDPYDENFSAFVFKIQANMNKAHRDRITFLRICSGKFERDMEVLHVQGNKKMRLSQPQQIMAQEREIINEAYAGDIIGVFDPGIFSIGDTVCSPGKRFEFEGIPTFAPEHFARIRHKDTMKRKQFVKGTTQIAQEGAIQIFHEPFSGMEEVIVGVVGVLQFEVFEHRMKNEYNVDIIREGLPYQYIRWVSKSPVPVQELHLSSDTKIVQDFHDNYLLIFTSEWNIRWALEKNDGLELAEFHKE from the coding sequence TTGAAACAGCTTGAACAGGAAATCAAACGCAGAAGAACCTTTGCCATTATTTCTCACCCAGATGCGGGAAAAACCACACTGACTGAAAAGTTTCTGCTATACGGCGGGGCAATTGCCCTCGCAGGCTCTGTCAAGGGCAAGAAAACCGCCAAGCATGCGGTGTCCGACTGGATGGAGATTGAAAAGCAGAGAGGAATCTCCGTCACCTCCTCCGTCATGCAGTTTCAGTACAAGAACTACTGCATCAACATTCTGGACACACCGGGACACCAGGATTTTTCGGAGGATACCTACCGAACCCTGATGGCGGCGGACTCCGCAGTGATGGTTATCGACGCTTCCAAGGGCGTGGAGAACCAGACCCGGAAGCTGTTTAAGGTCTGCGTCATGCGGCATATTCCCATTTTTACCTTTATCAACAAAATGGATCGGGAATCCCGGAACCCCTTTGACCTGCTGGAGCAGATTGAGCAGGAGCTGGGCATCCAGACCTATCCGGTGAACTGGCCCATCGGCTGCGGCAAGGAATTCAAGGGGGTATTCGACCGGGAAAAACGGCACATTCTCTCCTTTGAAGCCAACAACGGGCAGCACGAGGTCAAGGCAACGGAGGTGGATCTCCATTCTCCGGAGCTGGACGGGCTCATCGGCACAGAAAACCGGAATACCCTGCTGGAGGATGTGGAGCTGCTGGATGGGGCAAGCGATGCATTCGACCTGAAGGCAGTGCAGGAGGGGCGGCTGTCGCCGGTATTCTTCGGTTCCGCACTGACCAATTTCGGCGTGGAGCCATTCCTGGAACGATTCCTGGAACTGACACCGCCACCCCTGCCCCGCTATGCAGGGGGACAGGAGATCGATCCCTACGACGAAAACTTCTCCGCCTTTGTATTCAAGATCCAGGCAAATATGAACAAGGCGCACCGGGATCGAATCACCTTTCTGCGGATCTGCTCCGGCAAGTTTGAGCGGGACATGGAAGTGCTCCATGTGCAGGGCAACAAGAAAATGCGTCTCTCCCAGCCCCAGCAGATCATGGCGCAGGAGCGGGAAATCATCAACGAGGCATACGCCGGAGATATCATCGGTGTGTTCGACCCGGGTATTTTCTCCATCGGGGACACGGTGTGCTCCCCCGGCAAGCGTTTTGAATTTGAGGGCATCCCCACCTTTGCGCCGGAGCATTTCGCCCGGATCCGCCACAAGGATACCATGAAACGCAAGCAGTTTGTGAAGGGCACCACCCAGATCGCACAAGAGGGTGCCATCCAGATCTTCCACGAACCCTTCTCCGGCATGGAGGAAGTGATCGTGGGCGTGGTAGGCGTGCTGCAGTTTGAGGTGTTCGAGCATCGGATGAAAAACGAATACAACGTGGATATCATCCGGGAGGGACTGCCCTACCAGTACATCCGCTGGGTATCCAAAAGTCCTGTACCGGTACAGGAGCTGCATCTCAGCTCTGATACCAAGATCGTACAGGATTTCCACGATAATTATCTGCTCATTTTCACCAGCGAGTGGAACATTCGCTGGGCACTAGAAAAAAATGATGGACTGGAGCTGGCAGAATTCCACAAGGAGTAA
- a CDS encoding chromate transporter: protein MTLLRLFLIFLEIGAVSFGGGYGMISLIREKVLSNGWLTEEAFLNLIAVSESTPGPLAVNMATFVGASQAGIPGALAATCGVVLPAFCIILLIAALLRNLLRYAAVRDFLSGIRPCIVALILATAVTMGLHTLLGFAKLGDGLHPDARGICILALLVGVHALTKVLRKHAPSPILMILLSAGLGICFYGFSG, encoded by the coding sequence ATGACCCTCCTCCGGCTGTTTCTAATTTTTCTGGAGATCGGCGCCGTATCCTTTGGAGGCGGCTATGGAATGATTTCTTTGATTCGGGAAAAGGTTCTGTCCAACGGCTGGCTGACGGAGGAGGCATTTCTGAATCTGATCGCCGTGTCCGAATCCACACCCGGCCCGCTGGCAGTCAATATGGCAACCTTTGTGGGAGCGTCCCAAGCAGGCATACCCGGCGCACTGGCGGCAACCTGCGGGGTGGTGCTGCCTGCCTTCTGCATCATCCTTCTGATTGCCGCCCTGCTTCGGAATCTGCTCCGCTATGCAGCAGTACGGGACTTTCTCTCCGGCATCCGCCCTTGTATAGTAGCACTGATCCTTGCAACCGCCGTGACCATGGGGCTGCACACCCTGCTGGGCTTTGCAAAGCTGGGAGATGGTCTGCATCCGGACGCAAGAGGCATCTGCATTCTGGCTCTGCTGGTGGGGGTGCATGCACTGACCAAGGTGCTCCGGAAGCATGCGCCCTCCCCCATTCTCATGATTCTTCTGTCCGCCGGACTGGGCATCTGCTTTTACGGTTTTTCTGGCTGA
- a CDS encoding chromate transporter: protein MKASNRLLALFLTFLKIGAFTFGGGYAMLALLENEFITKKKWLDKQEFLDMAAIAESTPGPVAINSATYLGYRMAGGWGAAAATLAVCIPSFVIIYIISLFLDRFLTLTYVAYAFHGIQICVVYLIITAGLRMLRSLERDPVSLCILLGVGMGMLLCTLLAVSFSSVYYILLSGAVGILAGKIRRICRKEGKP from the coding sequence ATGAAAGCATCCAACAGGCTTCTCGCCCTGTTTCTGACCTTTTTGAAAATCGGCGCTTTCACCTTCGGCGGCGGCTATGCCATGCTCGCCCTGCTGGAGAACGAGTTTATCACAAAGAAAAAATGGCTGGATAAACAGGAATTTTTAGATATGGCTGCCATTGCCGAATCCACGCCCGGCCCCGTTGCCATCAACAGCGCCACCTATCTGGGCTACCGGATGGCTGGGGGATGGGGCGCAGCAGCTGCCACCCTAGCAGTATGCATCCCCTCCTTTGTTATCATCTACATTATTTCCCTGTTCCTGGATCGGTTCCTGACGCTGACCTATGTGGCATACGCCTTTCACGGCATCCAGATCTGCGTGGTCTACTTAATTATAACTGCCGGTTTGCGGATGCTCCGGAGTCTGGAACGGGATCCTGTAAGTCTCTGCATCCTGCTGGGGGTGGGCATGGGCATGCTGCTTTGCACCCTGCTTGCAGTCAGCTTTTCCTCTGTATATTACATCCTCCTCAGTGGGGCTGTGGGAATCCTGGCAGGGAAAATCCGCCGCATTTGCAGGAAGGAGGGTAAGCCATGA